One genomic window of Arachis hypogaea cultivar Tifrunner chromosome 8, arahy.Tifrunner.gnm2.J5K5, whole genome shotgun sequence includes the following:
- the LOC112706015 gene encoding probable calcium-binding protein CML44 — MLFANMTSSVLTATDLRRIFEKLDMNCDGFVSLEELNWLLHNIGFQLTLDELESLVEKKSLNLNEFLFFYDSIISKKNCNDEEMDDELLENDLVETFKVFDLDGDGFITSNELQCVLKRLGLWDERGGKDCGSMIRFYDTNSDGQLDFEEFKNMMLLTITTA; from the coding sequence ATGTTGTTTGCAAATATGACGTCATCAGTTCTAACTGCCACTGATTTGCGGCGGATATTTGAGAAGCTTGACATGAATTGCGACGGTTTCGTGAGCCTTGAGGAACTCAATTGGCTCCTCCACAACATAGGCTTCCAATTAACGTTAGATGAATTGGAATCCCTTGTTGAGAAGAAAAGCCTTAACTTGAACGAGTTCTTGTTCTTCTATGACTCAATAATATCCAAGAAGAATTGCAATGATGAAGAGATGGATGATGAGTTGTTGGAGAATGATCTTGTGGAAACGTTCAAGGTGTTTGATTTGGATGGAGATGGATTCATAACGAGCAACGAGCTTCAGTGTGTTCTTAAGAGGCTTGGGTTGTGGGATGAGAGAGGTGGCAAGGATTGTGGTTCCATGATTCGATTCTATGATACCAATTCCGATGGCCAGCTTGATTTTGAGGAGTTTAAGAATATGATGTTGCTCACCATCACCACCGCATGA
- the LOC112706017 gene encoding UDP-sugar pyrophosphorylase 1, translated as MASTLGDNFSLLSPKQQELVKMLLDNGQEHVFRDWPGPGVDDDKKKAFIDQVTRLDSSYPGGLQAYIKNAKQLLADSKAGKNPFDGFTPSVPTGETLTFADENFIKYEEAGVQEAQKAAFVLVAGGLGERLGYSGIKVALPAETTTGTCFLQHYIEYILALQEASSQGKNQTQIPFVIMTSDDTHGRTLELLESNSYFGMQPKQVTLLKQEKVACLEDNDARLALDPQNKYQIQTKPHGHGDVHSLLYSSGILKVWNDAGLKWVLFFQDTNGLLFKAIPSALGVSATKQYHVNSLAVPRKAKEAIGGITKLTHSDGRSMVINVEYNQLDPLLRASGYPDGDVNAENGYSPFPGNINQLILELGPYIEELSRTGGAIKEFVNPKYKDARKNEFKSSTRLECMMQDYPKTLPPSARVGFTVMDAWLAYAPVKNNAEDAAKVPKGNPYHSATSGEMSIYRANSRILKQVGVQVADPVVQVLNGQEVEVWPRITWKPKWGLTYSRIKSKVRGKSSISQRSTLAIKGQNIFIENLSLDGALIIDAVDNAEVNASGSVQNKGWTLETVDHKDSKEPEVLRIRGFKFNKVDQLEAKYTEPGKFTLKP; from the exons ATGGCTTCCACTCTCGGCGACAATTTCAGCCTCCTCTCGCCGAAACag CAAGAGCTGGTGAAGATGCTGTTGGATAATGGCCAAGAGCACGTGTTTCGCGATTGGCCGGGTCCCGGCGTCGACGACGACAAGAAGAAAGCGTTCATCGATCAG GTGACTCGGCTGGATTCCAGTTACCCTGGCGGCTTGCAAGCTTACATTAAAAACGCTAAACAACTCTTAGCTGATTCTAAGGCTGGCAAGAATCCTTTTGATGGCTTCACACCTTCG GTTCCAACGGGTGAAACCTTGACATTTGCCGATGAGAACTTCATAAAATACGAGGAGGCGGGTGTTCAGGAGGCTCAGAAAGCTGCCTTTGTTCTTGTCGCTGGCGGTCTTGGGGAGCGCCTTGGATATAGTGGGATTAAG GTTGCTCTTCCTGCAGAAACCACTACTGGGACATGCTTCTTACAGCATTACATTGAATATATATTGGCACTTCAAGAAGCCAGCTCACAAG GTAAAAACCAGACACAGATTCCTTTTGTTATTATGACATCTGACGATACCCATGGGCGTACCTTAGAATTATTAGAATCAAATTCTTACTTTGGTATGCAGCCCAAACAAGTAACGCTTTTGAAGCAG GAAAAAGTTGCATGCTTAGAAGATAATGATGCCAGGCTTGCATTGGATCCTCAAAACAAATACCAAATTCAG ACAAAACCACATGGCCACGGAGATGTGCATTCTCTTCTCTATTCCAGCGGTATTCTGAAAGTATG GAATGATGCTGGGTTGAAGTGGGTTCTCTTTTTTCAAGATACAAATGGACTTCTCTTCAAG GCAATTCCATCAGCACTAGGCGTAAGTGCTACTAAACAGTACCATGTCAACTCTCTTGCTGTACCTCGGAAAGCAAAAGAAGCCATTGGTGGAATTACCAAACTCACTCACTCTGATG GGAGATCTATGGTCATAAATGTGGAATACAATCAGCTAGATCCTCTTCTGAGAGCAAGTGGATACCCTGATGGTGATGTCAATGCTGAGAATGGCTACTCTCCCTTTCCAGGAAATATAAACCAA TTGATTTTAGAACTTGGTCCTTACATTGAAGAACTCTCAAGAACAGGAGGTGCTATAAAGGAGTTTGTTAATCCAAA ATATAAAGATGccagaaaaaatgaatttaagtCCTCAACCCGACTAGAATGTATGATGCAAGACTACCCAAAAACACTTCCCCCATCAGCCAGGGTTGGATTCACA GTGATGGATGCTTGGCTTGCTTATGCACCTGTGAAGAATAATGCTGAAGATGCTGCCAAG GTGCCAAAAGGAAATCCATACCATAGTGCAACATCTGGAGAAATGTCCATCTACCGTGCGAATAGCCGTATTCTCAAACAG GTTGGTGTCCAAGTAGCTGATCCAGTAGTGCAGGTTCTCAATGGGCAAGAGGTTGAAGTTTGGCCCCGCATCACATGGAAGCCAAAATGGGGTCTGACCTACTCTCGGATCAAGAGCAAAGTTAGAGGAAAAAGCTCTATTTCCCAGAGGTCTACTCTGGCGATTAAgggtcaaaatatttttattgaaaatctgTCCTTAGATGGGGCTCTTATCATTGATGCTGTTGATAATGCGGAG GTTAATGCAAGTGGTTCAGTTCAGAACAAAGGTTGGACCCTTGAAACTGTCGACCATAAGGATTCCAAGGAGCCTGAGGTATTGAGAATCAGGGGttttaaatttaacaaagttgATCAGCTAGAAGCAAAATACACCGAGCCTGGCAAGTTTACCCTCAAGCCTTGA
- the LOC112706018 gene encoding NAD(P)H-quinone oxidoreductase subunit M, chloroplastic, with product MATSCSYMVSTRLSMLGWSGGGKKELRNRRASFISAQQQQTDVEEAESVKAPPQEEQEQEQAESSRSWKPKGTKPRPVEPQLNVKSKNMTREYGGQWLSCTTRHIRIFAAYIDPVTCEFDQTQMDKLTLILDPSNEFVWKPDTCNLVYSYFQELVDHYEGAPLTEYTLRLIGSDLEHYIRKLLYDGVIKYNMDAKVLNFSMGKPRIMFNNDNQLEEPPEK from the exons ATGGCCACAAGTTGTTCGTACATGGTGTCAACAAGATTATCCATGCTTGGTTGGAGTGGAGGAGGAAAAAAAGAACTCAGGAACAGAAGAGCATCCTTCATTTCAGCTCAGCAGCAACAAACAGATGTGGAGGAAGCAGAGAGTGTGAAGGCACCGCCGCAGGAAGAGCAAGAGCAAGAGCAAGCAGAGAGCAGCCGGAGTTGGAAGCCGAAAGGGACGAAGCCAAGGCCGGTGGAGCCGCAGCTGAATGTTAAGAGCAAGAACATGACCAGGGAGTATGGAGGGCAGTGGCTGAGTTGCACCACCCGCCATATAAGGATCTTTGCGGCCTACATTGATCCGGTGACTTGCGAGTTTGATCAAACCCAAATGGATAAGCTCACCCTTATTCTTGATCCCAGTAATGAATTTGTGTGGAAACCTGACACATGCAACTTGGTCTATTCTTACTTCCAAGAGCTTGTGGATCACTACGAG GGTGCTCCATTAACAGAATACACACTTCGCCTAATTGGTTCGGACCTAGAGCACTATATAAGGAAGCTGCTATATGATGGTGTCATCAAGTACAACATGGACGCTAAGGTTCTGAATTTCAGCATGGGAAAGCCACGCATCATGTTCAACAATGATAACCAACTTGAAGAGCCACCGGAGAAATGA